DNA from Prosthecobacter fusiformis:
TGAATTGCAGCATTCTCAGTGTCGAGGACGAGTCGTCATTCTTGATTACTTCCGATACTCCTGTAGTCCTTTACAACGCCAATCATGATCCCAAATCGCCCTATGGCAGCGGCTTCGCTCAAAAGGCCGTGGAAGTGACGATTCCTCTGAGCAGTAAGATGCTGCTGCTTTTCTCCCACTCCGATAGTCCTCATGGTCGCCTGACTCACGACTTAATCCGCCATTTCAACCAAAGGATGATTGTGGGTGCGGAGCGATTCATTTACACCCAGGAGGTCTCAGAAGAACTCTTGGATGACTTGCAGCGTCTGCACAGGCAGCAAGCAGGATTCGTGTCTTCTACACTTGAGCATAGCGACGGCGCTTTATTCATTTCTAAGACTGTTCCTGTTACGCGCAGCCATCTGCAAGCAACGAGCGAACAAGCTCTACCAAAGCAACCCCCGACTGCCACCGTCCCATAAAGATGAAGGCTTGGATGAAGAGAAAGAGCTGCTGACCTCTTCATCTTTCCCAGGTTTTGCCATGGCTTAGGAAGTCCTGGAAACGGGTCTTGGCAAGTCCCGCCCCTTGAGTGTGGCACCTCACGCGCGAAGCCTCCTGGAGCACGGTGGAAGAGATCGATCACAGTACCGCTCTTCCCTGAAGGTGCTCTTATGACCTATCGGAATGTGTAATACAACCGCCTCGCCCAGCCAAGGCTATTCAGGTGCGCTTTGTCGTCGAGACAGGTCGTGGGCCGATGAAAGCGGCCCTGCTGAGGCAAGAGGCTTGCGTCTTGCCTCTCTGCGCCGCATTTCAGGACGCTGCGGCGACTTCGATCATCCCGCTCCTCCTCCCTGGCTCTTCCTCCCATAGGCATGGATGATCCCGCCTGAGTGTACTGGCTAAAGCAAGAGACCAGCCACTCCAGGCGTTACAGCGTGTTCATTATTTGTTAGAACCTGCTTCAACCACCCCATGAAGACGTCTTTACTTTCGCTCACCAGCCTTTCTTTTCTGGCGCTGGCTGTCCATGCAGCTCCGCCGAAAAAGGAGGAGGGTATCGACCCGAATAAACCGGTGTCATTCTACAAGCACATCCGGCCGATTCTCCAGGCGAACTGCACGGGCTGCCATCAGCCCGCCAAGGCCAAGGGGGATTACGTGATGACGGACTTTGCCAAGCTGTTGGCGGGTGGGGAAGAGGGCGGTGCCATTGTGCCAGGCAAGCCGGAGGAATCCAATCTGCTCAAGGTATCCTCCCCCGATGCGGAGGGTAAAGTGGAGATGCCACCAAAGGGCGACCCATTGCATGAGACGCAACTGGCACTGATCAAGCGCTGGATCACGGAAGGGGCCACGGATGATACGCCAGCCTCCGTGATGGCGCAGTATGATATGGATCATCCGCCCGTGTATGTGACGGCTCCTGCGGTGACCTCGCTGGAATACTCTCCGGATGGCAGCATGATCGCGGTGGCGGGATACCATGAGGTGCTGATTCATCAGGCGGATGGCAGCGGCATCGTGGCGCGGCTTGTGGGCCTGGCGGAGCGTATCCAAAAGCTGGCTTGGTCACCCGACGGAAAGAAGATTTTGGTCACGGGCGGTAGCCCGGCGCGTGAGGGGGAAATCCAGATCTGGGATGTGGCCAAAAAGCGCTTGGAGCTTTCCAAATCACTGACCTTTGACACGCTGTATGGAGCGAGCTGGTCCCCCGATGGCAAATTCATCGCCGTCGGCTGCGGTGACAATGGCTTGCGTGCTTTTGAGGCGACGACGGGCAAAGAAGTGGTGTTCATGGGCGGTCATAGCGACTGGGTGCTGGACACTGCCTGGAGCAATGATGGCAAGTTCATCGCCTCCTGCGGGCGGGATATGAGCGTGAAGCTGACGGAGGTGGAAACACAGCGCTTTGTGGACAACATCACCTCCATCACACCTGGGGCGCTGAAGGGCGGCGTGCATGTGATTTCACGGCATCCGCAGCGCAATGAAATCCTTATCGGCGGCACGGATGGCATGCCTGCCATCTATCGAATGGAGCGCATCACGAAGCGTGTCATCGGGGACAATGCCAACCTGATCCGCAAATTTCCCCTCATGCAGGGTCGCATCTTTGGCGTGGACTTTGCGCCGGATGGCAAACGCATCGTCGCTGGGGCTTCCCATGAGGGGACGGGCCAGGTCAATATTTATGCATCGGATTATGACAGTACGATGCCGGACGAAGTGAAGACGATTGTGGAGACTCGCAGTGGCACGGGCAAGGCCCTGGATGAATGGATCGTCAAAGACGTGAAGCTTATCGCCAGTGTGCCGGTGCCCACAGGCGGTGTTTTCACAGTCAGCTTCAGTCCAGACGGGCAGACTGTAGCGGCTTCAGGTCAGGATGGGCGCATTCGTTTGATTGAGGCCGCGACTGGAAAAATTGCCAAAGAGTTTGTTAGTGTGCCTTTGGCTGAAGACAAGGCCCTGGCTGCCAGTGATGTGATCGCGGATGACAGTGTGCGCGCCACGGCGACGAGGGATGAGAAGGTGGAAACGTTGGTGCCAGGACTGACGGTGGCTTCCATTGAGGTGCAGCCGACGAATGTCTCCATCGCCAAGGCCAACGAATATGCCCAGCTTTTGGTGACTGCCAAAATGAGCGACGGCAGCAAGGCGGACATCACCCGCATGGCCAAGATCACTTTCAATGGAGGCGATGCCGCGAGCGTCAACGAGCGTGGTCTGGTGCGTCCGAGCCGCAATGGCAACGGCGAAGTGAAGATCGCCTTCATGGGGAAAACTGCCGCAGTCCCTGTGACTGTGGCTGGCATGGACCTAGCGCTGAAGCCTGACTATGTGCGCGATGTGATGCCCATCACCTCTAAGCTGGGCTGCAATATGGGCACGTGCCATGGTGCCAAGGATGGCAAGGCAGGTTTCAAGCTTAGCCTGCGCGGATATGATCCGATTTATGACGTGCTGGCTTTTACGGATGAGCTGGCCAGCCGCCGCGCAAATGTGGCCTCGCCTGACCACTCACTGATGCTGCTGAAAGCCAGCGGATCGGTACCACATGAAGGCGGGCAGTTGACCGTCCCCGGTGAGCTTTATTATGAGACGCTGAAAGCCTGGATCAGCCAGGGAGCGAAGCTGGATCTGAAGACACCACGTGTGACGAGCATTGAGGTGTTTCCCAAGAATCCGGTGCTGGAGCGGATTGGCAATCGCCAGCAGATGCGCGTCGTCGCTCGTTATGCGGATGGCTATGTCCGTGATGTCACGGCGGAGGCCTTCATGGAAAGCGGCAATGGCGATGTCATCGAAGCGGACAAAACCGGTCTAATGACCAGCCTGCGCCGTGGTGAAGCCGCCATCCTGGCACGTTTTGAAGGATCCTATGCAGCGACTACCATCACGGTGATGGGGGATCGCACGGGCTTCACCTGGAGCGAGCCGGAAAAGTGGAGCAAGATTGATGAACTGGTGGCCAAGAAGTGGCAGCGCATGAAGATCGAGCCGAGTGGCATGTGCAGTGATGAGGAGTTCCTGCGCCGTCTTCACATTGATCTCACTGGACTGCCGCCGAAGCCGGAAGAAGTGCGTGCCTTTGTGGCAGATACGCGTGACACGCGCACGAAGCGCAACGAGGTCATCGACAAGCTCATCGGCAATCCTGATTTCGTGGACCACTGGTCTAACAAGTGGGCGGACATGCTTCAGGTAAACAGCAAGTTTCTGGGCAATGAAGGCGTCAAGATCCTGCGCGACTGGATCAAACAACAGGTGGCGGACAATACGCCGTATGACCGCATGGCCTACCGCATCATCACCGCCACTGGCTCGACCAAGGACAATCCGGCGGCGGCTTATTACAAGACGGTGCGCACTCCTGAGGAACTGGTAGAAAACACCACACACCTTTTCCTGGCCACCCGTTTCAATTGCAATAAGTGCCACGATCACCCATTCGAGAAATGGACCTGGGACCAGTATTATGAAACGGCCGCTTTCTTTGCCCAAGTGGACCTGAAGACCGATCCGGCTAGCGATGGCAAGACCATCGGAGGTACTGCTGTGGAAGGCGCGAAGCCGCTTTATGAAATCATTGGCGACAAGACCGAGGGTGAAATGAATCACCTGCGCACCAATGCGCCCGTGGCTCCTAAAGTTCCTTTCGATACAGAACTAGTCAGCAAAACCGCCACCAGCCGCCGTGAGCAGTTTGCCACCTGGATGACCAGCGCGGAAAATGATTACTTCGCCATGAGTTATGCCAACCGCATTTGGGGCTACCTCACGGGCACGGGAGTCATCGAGCCGCTGGATGACATTCGTGCGGGCAACCCACCGAGCAATCCTGAGCTGCTGCAATACCTGACGAATGAGTTTGTGCAGAGCGGTTTTAACGTCCGCCACTTGATGAAAATCATCACCCAGAGCCGCACGTATCAGCTCAGTCTGAGCACGAATAAGTGGAACGAGGATGACAAGGTGAACTACAGCCATGCCAAGGCCCGCCGCCTGCCCGCTGAGGTGCTGTTTGATTCCGTCTTCGCCGTTACTGGATCAATGCCGAACATCCCCGGCGTGCCGAAAGGCACCCGCGCTGCTCAGCTCATCGACGGCCAGACGCAGCTGCCTGATGGTTTCCTAACCAATTTTGGCAAACCAGCCCGCGAGAGCGTGTGCGAGTGCGAGCGCAGCAACGAGGTCAATCTAGGCCCCGTGATGGCTCTGATGTCTGGCCCAACGGTGGGCGATGCGATCAGTGATCCGAACAACGCCATCGCCAAGCTCACCAGCGAAGTTCAGGACGACGCGAAACTGGTGGAGGAGATTTTCATGCGCATCATCAACCGAAAACCCTCCGGCAAGGAGATCAATGCGGCACTGGCCAGCATGGCTAGCATGGAAGGGGAGAATAAGAATCTCGAGGCCGAGCGCCAGGCGAAGGAGGCTGAGCAAAAACCGATCATCGATAAAGCCGAGGCTGACCGTCTGGCCCAAATCGCCGCGACCCAGGCTGAACTTGAAGGTTATAAAGTGAAGATGGCTCCTGAATGGAAAAAGAAGGAGGAGGCTCGCCTCGCTGCCATCACTAAGGCGGAAGAAGCGGTAAAGAAAATCGCGGATGCTGCTCCGATGCAGCAACCGCGCTGGGAGCAGTATGTGGACCTGACTACCGAATGGGTGCCCCTTGAGGTAGCCGTCGGCAAAGCCGCAGGTGTAGAGAAACTCGAGGTGCTGCCCGACGGATCCCTCTTCGCCACCCCTTTATCTGGTGGGCGCATGGCTGCGGGCAATTATCAAATCAGCGGCAAGACATCCCTGGAAAATATTACCGCCATCAAGCTGGAAGCCTTGCCGGATGATCGCCTGCCTAACAATGGACCTGGCCTGGCCAAGGACGGAAATTTTGTGCTTAGTGAGCTTGTGGTCAATGCCACGGCCCTGACTCGTGAAGGTGGTAAGAGGGTCAAAGGTGGCCTGCCTCAGGTGCTGAAAAATCCCAAGGCCGACTTTGAGCAGAGCGGCTATGGGGTGGCGGAAGCCCTGAAGAAAGGCAATCGTGACAAAGGCTGGGCTGTCTCCCCTGAGGGCGGATATCGGCATGAGGCGACCTTTGAATTCACCCAGCCAGTTAACTACAAAGGGGGGGCTCAGTTCATCATCCAGCTCAGCCAGCCCTATCGCAATGGCCTCTATAACCTGGGGCGTTTCCGCTTGTGGGTCACCAGCAGCCCGGTCGTCCGATTTGGGGCTGCGAAAGAAGTCGCCGATGCTATCAAGACTCCGGCAGCGAAGCGTACGCCTGAGCAAAAAGCTGCTCTGGCCGCTCACTTCATGGCTCAGTTCAAGGACTACCAGACCAGTAAAAAGACACTCGCCGCTGCTAAAAACCCTCTGCCGGTGGATGAGCAGCTCGTTGCCCTGGAAGCTAAGCATGTGGATGCTCAAAAGCCCATCGTGCTTGATCCCAAGCTCATCCAGCTCCGCCGTGACAGTGACCTGAGTGCCCAGCAACTGGGCAACAAGCGCCTCACCGCCGCCCAAGACCTCGCCTGGGCCCTCATCAATTCACCGGCTTTCCTGTTTAATCATTGATGAGGCAGTCCGGCTGGCCGCTTCAGCATAGTGCTTTTTAATTGTGCAGCGTTTCCTGGATCATCCCAGGGAACGCTGTAATGAGTGAGTTCACGCTGCCTCTGGCAGTGCGCCATCTTCGCCTTTGAAGTCCAGCTCCTTCTCCACGCGGAGGTTGTCCACGATGTAGTGCTGGCGGTCAGGGGTGTTTTTGCCCATGTAAAAGGTGAGGAGTTCCTTGATGCTTTTGTGCTCGGGCATCATGACGGGCTCCAGGCGGATCTTGGGACCGATGAAGTGCTTAAACTCATCCGGGGAGATTTCGCCAAGTCCTTTGAACCGGGTGATCTCGGCACTTTTGCCGCATTTGTGGATGGCACGCTGGCGCTCCGTATCACTGTAACAGTAAAACGTTTCCTTCTTGTTGCGCACGCGGAAGAGCGGCGTCTGGAGAATGAAGAGGTGGCCGGCGCGGACGATCTCTGGGAAGAATTGCAGGAAAAAGGTGATCATCAGCAGGCGGATGTGCATGCCGTCCACATCGGCATCGGTGGCCAGGATGATTTTGTTGTAACGCAGGTCCTCGATGTTTTCGTCGATCTGGAGGGCATTCGCCAGGAGGTAAAATTCCTCGTTCTCATAGACGATCTTGCGGCTGAGGCCGAAACAGTTCAGCGGCTTCCCGCGCAGGGAAAAGACACCCTGGGTATTCACATCGCGGCTTTTGGTGATGGAGCCGGAGGCGCTGTCACCTTCGGTGATGAAGAGGGTGCTTTCTTCCCGCTGCTTGTCCTTGGTATCGAAGTGGATGCGGCAGTCGCGCAGCTTTTTGTTATGCACCTTGGCCTTGCGGGCGGATTCACGGGCCGCTTTCTGGATGCCGGAGATTTCTTTGCGCTCCTTCTCATTGGAGAGGATCTTTTCCTGCAGGGCCTTGGCGATGTCGGCTTTTTTATGCAGGAAATTGTCCAGTTCCTTCACCACTGTGTTGATGATGTGGCTGCGCAGGTTGCGGCCATTGGGTTCCATGTGAGTGGAGCCGAGTTTGGTCTTGGTCTGGCTTTCGAAGATGGGCTCCTGCACTTTCACGGAAACCGCAGCGATGATGCCGGTGCGGACATCGCCTGGTTCGAATTGTTTTTTATAAAACTCCCGGCATTCCTGGACGATGGCCTCGCGGAAGGCGGCCATGTGAGTTCCCCCCTGGGTGGTGTGCTGGCCGTTGACGAAGGTATAAAATTCCTCCCCATATCCGCTGCCGTGGGTGAAGGCCACTTCGACATCCGTGCCATCCAGGTGGATGACGGGATATTGAGGCTCTTCCGTGAGCTTGGCGGCGATGAGGTCGCGCAGGCCCTCCTTGGATTTGAAGGATTCTCCGTTGAGCTTGAGGGTCAGCCCGGGGTTCAGCCAAGAGTAAAAGCGCAGCATTTCCCGCACGTAATCCAGCTTGAAATGGACGTGGGGGGTGAAGTTTTCAGTATCGGGCCGGAACGAGATGCGCGTTCCGTCCACTTCCTCCGTGGGCTGGGGCGTCTTCATGTCCTTGCGGACGATGCCCTGGCTGAATTCCATGGCGCGTGTCTGGCCCGCACGAAAAGCCTGGATTTTAAACTGGATGCTGAGCGCATTCACCGCCTTGATCCCCACTCCGTTGAGACCGACTGAGCGCTTGAAAACCTCACTGTCATACTTGGCACCCGTGTTGATTTGGGCACAGCATTCCATGAGCTTACCCAGGGGAATGCCACGGCCATAGTCGCGGATGGTCGCCTGGTGGTCTTCGGTGATTTCCACCTCGATGAGCTTTCCGTAGCCCATCACGTGCTCATCAATGCAGTTATCAATCACCTCCTTGAGCAACACATAGATGCCGTCCTCCGGCTGGGAGCCATCTCCCAGCTTGCCAATGTACATGCCAGGGCGCAGGCGGATGTGCTCGCGCCAGTCGAGTGACTTGATGCTGTCTTCCGTATAATTATGGGCAGGGGTGGACATGGGAAAGGGAAGGGGGCTAAAAGGGTGAACCGAAATGGCTCACTCTCTTGGTAAGGCGAAATGGGGATGCGTCAAGACATGGCGCAGCAGGCGGAGGAGTGCAGGAGGAGAAGCGAGCTAGTTTTTTCGACGGCTTAGAGCCAAAATAGCCTCTTCGTGCAGGATGCGGCTCCTCTAGGCGTCACGGATATTCAAAAAAAGTTTAATTCCTGCTGGATTTTATTGATATTTTATATAAATTTACATAACTGTTAAAAATATCATATGCCGTTTTCCTTCTCTTTCATTGACCAGCTTAGCTCGGGCGACCCGCTCCCCGATCCTGCTGCGATGATTTATGGAGCGACAGGGCCTGTGCCGGACCCATCGCCCTGGATTGTGCATGAGGAACCCGTTCAGCAGATCCATCGGGAGCCGATTGAGCTTCCCATGCCATGCTCCGGCGGGCTTGCAGCCCTGGCCGTGGAGCAGAGTGTCTCAGCACCTCTGGCACCCCCATCAAGAAAGCTGGCCAGCTACATGGCCCCCGGGCCTGCCATCGCCGCCAGCCTAGCATTGGCGGCACAGTCCCCCACTGGGGTATCCATTCAGGGGGAAACACCGCAGCAGGCACCTTCGGTAGCCAGTCATTTTAATGCGGTGCAGAGCCTGCAAAGCCGGGATCTGGCGCAATTGCGCTTAGACCTGGAACGGGAGATTGAACAAGTCCGTCAGGATCTCTTCGGTGCGGCCATGGGCGTCAGCGCTTTGAAGGATCGTCTGGATGATCTGGAGTCCACCGTTGTCAGTCGTCCACCGGTAGCAACGTCCGCCTTTTCCACGGCTGAGGTGGAATTGCTCGTGCGTGGCTGGCTGGATGACCACCTTCCTCCCTATGTGGAGCAGGCCGTCAAAAACACGCTGGACCAGGCTGTCCAGCAAACTGTCTCCGCTCTCAGCAGCAGCGAGTTTTTCCGCATGCCGGTTCATACCCCCGGCCTCACCCCTGAAACCATTCTTTCCCAGGCCCCGCAGATTCTCTCCTCCACCCTCTCATGAACTCGCTCCGACTTCGATTCCTGCTCCCGCTTATCCTGTTCGGCTTTCTGCCTGCCATTGGTGCTGCCCGTCTGATGGGGCATTCACTGGAGTGGTTTTTCGGTCTAGAGGGAATTCTGCTCGGTGGTGGCGTCTTTTTGACCGGTTACCTGCTCAGCGGGTGGGTGTTAAAACCAGTGGTCGCGGTGATGAATGCCACCGCATCCGTTCTCCGGGGGGTGCCTCCGGCCAAAGAGATCGCCCAATGGCTGCCGACGGATTTTTGGAAACTGCGCTGCGATATCAACATGCTCTTTGCCAAGCATCGCCAGTCACTGAATGCGGCAGAAACACATGCCTGCCAGACGGCCCAGCGCCTGATGAATGCGGAGCGTCTCCTGCGTGAGGCCTTCACGGCTCTTCAGGGAATCTTTGCCGCCAGTGATGAAGGTGTGGCCGTGGTGGATTCCCATGGCATGATCATCGCCTCAAATGCGAAGCTAGACGAATTTCTGGGCAAGCCTCTGGAAGAACTCGGTGGCCGGGATGTGACGACGCTCATGAAGGCCGTGGCCTCACGCTTTGCGGAGCCTGAAAAAATGGCTCTCTGGCTGGAGCAAAGCACTCAGAATCCTCAGTTTCAGGACCTCATCGAGGCGGATCTGGCCACTCGGGACGCAGGTGCCTACAGTGTGCGCACGGCACCCATGCAAACGGATACTGGGGAAGTCATCGGAAGGTTGTGGATGGTGCGTGATTGCAGCCAGATGCGTGGTCTCCAGCGCCAGCTCCGTGAATCGCAGAAGCTCGGCACCCTGGGCCAG
Protein-coding regions in this window:
- a CDS encoding DNA topoisomerase IV subunit B, which codes for MSTPAHNYTEDSIKSLDWREHIRLRPGMYIGKLGDGSQPEDGIYVLLKEVIDNCIDEHVMGYGKLIEVEITEDHQATIRDYGRGIPLGKLMECCAQINTGAKYDSEVFKRSVGLNGVGIKAVNALSIQFKIQAFRAGQTRAMEFSQGIVRKDMKTPQPTEEVDGTRISFRPDTENFTPHVHFKLDYVREMLRFYSWLNPGLTLKLNGESFKSKEGLRDLIAAKLTEEPQYPVIHLDGTDVEVAFTHGSGYGEEFYTFVNGQHTTQGGTHMAAFREAIVQECREFYKKQFEPGDVRTGIIAAVSVKVQEPIFESQTKTKLGSTHMEPNGRNLRSHIINTVVKELDNFLHKKADIAKALQEKILSNEKERKEISGIQKAARESARKAKVHNKKLRDCRIHFDTKDKQREESTLFITEGDSASGSITKSRDVNTQGVFSLRGKPLNCFGLSRKIVYENEEFYLLANALQIDENIEDLRYNKIILATDADVDGMHIRLLMITFFLQFFPEIVRAGHLFILQTPLFRVRNKKETFYCYSDTERQRAIHKCGKSAEITRFKGLGEISPDEFKHFIGPKIRLEPVMMPEHKSIKELLTFYMGKNTPDRQHYIVDNLRVEKELDFKGEDGALPEAA
- a CDS encoding DUF1549 domain-containing protein, producing the protein MKTSLLSLTSLSFLALAVHAAPPKKEEGIDPNKPVSFYKHIRPILQANCTGCHQPAKAKGDYVMTDFAKLLAGGEEGGAIVPGKPEESNLLKVSSPDAEGKVEMPPKGDPLHETQLALIKRWITEGATDDTPASVMAQYDMDHPPVYVTAPAVTSLEYSPDGSMIAVAGYHEVLIHQADGSGIVARLVGLAERIQKLAWSPDGKKILVTGGSPAREGEIQIWDVAKKRLELSKSLTFDTLYGASWSPDGKFIAVGCGDNGLRAFEATTGKEVVFMGGHSDWVLDTAWSNDGKFIASCGRDMSVKLTEVETQRFVDNITSITPGALKGGVHVISRHPQRNEILIGGTDGMPAIYRMERITKRVIGDNANLIRKFPLMQGRIFGVDFAPDGKRIVAGASHEGTGQVNIYASDYDSTMPDEVKTIVETRSGTGKALDEWIVKDVKLIASVPVPTGGVFTVSFSPDGQTVAASGQDGRIRLIEAATGKIAKEFVSVPLAEDKALAASDVIADDSVRATATRDEKVETLVPGLTVASIEVQPTNVSIAKANEYAQLLVTAKMSDGSKADITRMAKITFNGGDAASVNERGLVRPSRNGNGEVKIAFMGKTAAVPVTVAGMDLALKPDYVRDVMPITSKLGCNMGTCHGAKDGKAGFKLSLRGYDPIYDVLAFTDELASRRANVASPDHSLMLLKASGSVPHEGGQLTVPGELYYETLKAWISQGAKLDLKTPRVTSIEVFPKNPVLERIGNRQQMRVVARYADGYVRDVTAEAFMESGNGDVIEADKTGLMTSLRRGEAAILARFEGSYAATTITVMGDRTGFTWSEPEKWSKIDELVAKKWQRMKIEPSGMCSDEEFLRRLHIDLTGLPPKPEEVRAFVADTRDTRTKRNEVIDKLIGNPDFVDHWSNKWADMLQVNSKFLGNEGVKILRDWIKQQVADNTPYDRMAYRIITATGSTKDNPAAAYYKTVRTPEELVENTTHLFLATRFNCNKCHDHPFEKWTWDQYYETAAFFAQVDLKTDPASDGKTIGGTAVEGAKPLYEIIGDKTEGEMNHLRTNAPVAPKVPFDTELVSKTATSRREQFATWMTSAENDYFAMSYANRIWGYLTGTGVIEPLDDIRAGNPPSNPELLQYLTNEFVQSGFNVRHLMKIITQSRTYQLSLSTNKWNEDDKVNYSHAKARRLPAEVLFDSVFAVTGSMPNIPGVPKGTRAAQLIDGQTQLPDGFLTNFGKPARESVCECERSNEVNLGPVMALMSGPTVGDAISDPNNAIAKLTSEVQDDAKLVEEIFMRIINRKPSGKEINAALASMASMEGENKNLEAERQAKEAEQKPIIDKAEADRLAQIAATQAELEGYKVKMAPEWKKKEEARLAAITKAEEAVKKIADAAPMQQPRWEQYVDLTTEWVPLEVAVGKAAGVEKLEVLPDGSLFATPLSGGRMAAGNYQISGKTSLENITAIKLEALPDDRLPNNGPGLAKDGNFVLSELVVNATALTREGGKRVKGGLPQVLKNPKADFEQSGYGVAEALKKGNRDKGWAVSPEGGYRHEATFEFTQPVNYKGGAQFIIQLSQPYRNGLYNLGRFRLWVTSSPVVRFGAAKEVADAIKTPAAKRTPEQKAALAAHFMAQFKDYQTSKKTLAAAKNPLPVDEQLVALEAKHVDAQKPIVLDPKLIQLRRDSDLSAQQLGNKRLTAAQDLAWALINSPAFLFNH